A single region of the Triticum dicoccoides isolate Atlit2015 ecotype Zavitan chromosome 2B, WEW_v2.0, whole genome shotgun sequence genome encodes:
- the LOC119361172 gene encoding uncharacterized protein LOC119361172, with amino-acid sequence MEYEQVFAPEKRSMALAKWKPPEAHTLKFNLDAFGAEVNALSAAITTATELGATRVVFETDSQLLADAMNVRIADPSQYAAIIEDLKLQLKMWFAKCSVIPCRRTAKSIAYELAQIGRMCLPSVCMEWNSISEAHREIKNVARGPPPKTLPRREFFATYRCFSRLIRPLGSLDKANPQPQISRTHLVPPDLIASDLPAPADHRCTTPRAHLSAPPPTHPQRSSASPPSDRRLYHSLRLSLLRPFRSDMCSFTSSPSCAVYRLLRPSAQPPLHQPVGGLLAIALSISSSVPRQLSARCHLLQTDLAWSICSQGLCSA; translated from the exons ATGGAGTATGAACAAGTGTTTGCGCCGGAGAAGCGAAGCATGGCCTTGGCAAAATGGAAACCGCCTGAAGCTCATACTCTCAAATTTAATCTGGATGCGTTTGGGGCTGAAGTCAACGCGTTGTCGGCGGCAATCACGACTGCGACGGAGCTGGGTGCCACACGGGTCGTTTTTGAAACTGACTCGCAGCTGCTTGCTGATGCCATGAACGTCCGAATAGCCGACCCCTCGCAGTATGCTGCGATCATCGAAGACCTGAAGCTCCAGCTCAAAATGTGGTTCGCGAAATGTAGCGTGATCCCATGTAGGCGCACGGCGAAATCTATAGCATATGAATTAGCCCAGATTGGTCGTATGTGCTTACCTAGTGTTTGTATGGAGTGGAACTCTATT TCCGAAGCCCACAGAGAAATTAAGAACGTGGCGCGCGGCCCACCGCCAAAAACGCTACCGCGGCGCGAATTTTTCGCCACTTACCGCTGCTTTTCGCGCCTTATCAGGCCGCTCGGCTCTCTGGATAAGGCAAATCCTCAGCCACAAATCTCCCGAACCCACCTTGTGCCCCCAGATCTCATCGCCTCCGACCTCCCAGCGCCGGCCGACCACCGGTGCACGACGCCCCGAGCTCACCTGAGCGCCCCCCCTCCCACCCACCCACAGCGGAGCTCCGCCTCGCCCCCATCCGACCGCCGCCTCTACCATAGCCTCCGCCTCTCACTCCTCCGTCCTTTCAGATCTGACATGTGCTCCTTCACATCGTCGCCGTCATGCGCCGTCTACCGCCTGCTCCGACCCTCTGCACAGCCTCCTCTACACCAGCCCGTTGGTGGCTTGTTGGCCATCGCTCTCTCCATCTCCAGCTCCGTTCCCCGCCAGCTCTCCGCACGGTGCCATCTCCTCCAAACT GATTTGGCTTGGTCAATTTGTTCTCAAGGACTATGTA GTGCATAG